Genomic DNA from Porites lutea chromosome 4, jaPorLute2.1, whole genome shotgun sequence:
CACACGTCACGTTGATAACTATCTGATACTTTCCTGTAAAGTAATCActgatacaccaatcactaacCATGGACCACGGTAGTACAAATAGTACTACACTATCGTCTGATGAACACCTGCAGTACGCGGACGAAACGTCGCGGTCATTAACTAAGCGACAATCATAAGACAAACGATCAACGAAAACCTTTAATTCACTGAACTTGTTAACACATTTAGAGCCTTAAAGATACACTTAGAATTTCCTACTCtgccaacaaagaaaaaaaatgatcttgTCGACACTGTATCGATAGTATTCGCTTAGCGTTAGGCTTTGGCAGAAATGAGCACTGTTACTGATCTCTTAGAATAGCTTCGTATTCATTTGCTTTTTCTCTGAGCACCCGAGCTGCATCAGAACCTTCGTTATTGACAATATCTCTTACAGTAAATGCCAGATCTATGACATCTAAGACGATGAAAGCCGTGCTGACTCCGATGATAAAGCCTCCCGCAGCCTTAGCTCCGCCCTGGACACCTGCTTTGCCAACAGCTTTTGACCCTTCTTTGGTGGCTGTATTTCCAGCCGCCTTGGACACTACCTCGGAAGCAGCTTTTCCAGTTGCGTTCGCACCGACCTTTGTACCAATCTTCTCAGCGGCTTTGGCACCGGCCTTGGTACTGACCCTTCTGACGGCTCTGGCTCCCATCTTTGCACCAACTTTCTTAACAGCCTTGGCTCCTACTTTAGTGCCTAGCTCTGTACCGAATTTTTTGGCTCCCACGTTTACTCCAACACAGACAGCCTCTTTTGGAACGTTTTCAATGAGCCCTCTTCCTGCAACAGTTTTGACAGTTTCTATCCCGGCCTTCGAGGCTAAGGCTGATACGGCCCGTGCTGCATCTGTTACTGCAGGAAGAGCTTTGGAGAGTAAATCAGTACTAAGAAGGTCTTTGATAAAGGCAACTGCTAAGTGGTTTTTACCTAGCATTCTGGTAGCAAGGCCAGCAAGAAACAGCAAACGCACTTGGCTTTTCCCGGTCTTCATCTTATTGATTCGTTGCCTTACTTCCTGTATTGCGCGATTTGCGCCTTCTACGGCACCGTCTGCCTCCTGGATGATAGCTGAGTTAATAGAGGCTTCCACGGCAGTAGTTCCTAGGTTAGTGCAAGCTCCGGCCACCCCAAATGCCGTGCCTGCTATTAACAAAGGTGTGGCGGCTCCAGCTGTCATAACTGTAGCGACACCTCCAAGGACTGTCAGAACACCGCCTGTGATCCCAGCACTACTTCCAACAGCAGACGCTATCTTGCAATCCTTCCACACCTGGTCAAGATAGTCAGCGGCATTTCTAAGGTGCCTCACAGCTTTTTCCAGACTAACGTTCATAGTGTTGACATGTTCTGCAACTTCCTGAACCTCTTCAACTAGCTGTTGCATTTCTGCCTGGTTCAGGTCTTCCCATCTTGGCATACCTGCATCAACCTCGcctaaaataatacaaaaaaagagttTTGATGATTATTGATAACATATTATGATTACTTATGATGATTATTTATTATATCGTTCATTCAGTTATTTAACAAAGATGTGGCTTGGAAAAAACGAAGCCCAAACTGTGACATACACGTGCCTTTCAAGGCGGATTCGTGATAGAGCAGGTCCAATAATTAGGAAATAGCCGTTCACTACGAGGGCAGTGCTGTCAATGAATTGCAGAAACTCCGAGTTTGTATCACTGATCGATCCCTGCAATTTATTGAACGCCATCCTCACTCCAAAACCTCACACTCGACAAAGTGAAACTTGAAATTCTCGATAACATTATTGAATAGCCTCGctgtttttagaaatttttgcttgtggaatacggaatctgggaaaatttTCCCTGTGGAATGAGTAATACTGGATcaggaatcctgggctttggaatcagGAATAccgctcaaggaatccggaataaAAGTTCCACTAAAAAAGAcctgaatccagtacctggaatccggaatccacagcctggaatcaagaatccaagactgtcttggattcccttacatggggcgattttataaacaaaaatttttgaTTAGGGATTAGGCCGGATGCATTGTATGGCATGACTCAGATCAGCTATCAAAACAAAGTCAAGAGGATCATTCTCAGGACTAATAGAGCACCTACACTTTTTACATATCTCAATAACAGCCTaacaaaagaaaccataagTGTTAAGcgcaatttaaaaaattaatacttcCCTTTTTTATTACTACATTGgtatattttatcattttagaaTACAATGAACGCATGGACTTCCCGTCCATGTCTTTTTCGTTAATTTCTATaatcattatttcattttactttctAGAGCAAAACGCAAGAAAAACAAGCCTATCAATAATGAACTTGACCCGATGTCACCTCCCGTCTGTCTATAAGCCCATGCAGGTTTTCTGCTTTCTTTTTATTCGTGGGCCCTGTTTACACTGTATCAACTCTGATTCTTTCGCCTCGCTCTTAATTCACCGGCCGATACCCCTCGTATAATTCCAACAAGAAGCTACAAGGAAAGCAGGTTTGTACTTCCTTTGAGCGACATTGAGTCAGATTGATCAAATAATCAACAATTCATGTACTTCTGGTTCATTTAACAGAAAGTAAACCGGTGACAATCTCAAATGCTGAAAGGGTAATTAGCTACAATGGCAGCCATGCATTGAAGAAACGCTTGTCGTCGCTTTTCAGCGCTACGACGTATCTTCTTTAAAGAATAATACTAAACACACAAAAGTTAAAACATATCCATCGCTTTGGCTGTTTGTACAAAGGTCGATTTACCGAAGCTATGTACGTTTAATACATCAGATTATAATACTATAGACCACGGCTTCGAACAACTATACTCACAATTCCCTTGCAGCTGCTTTTTCACATACAGTGCTATCAAAGCAACCACAACAAGGCCGAGTAAGACTCCCGGTAGCCACATCTTCCTCTGATCAAAAGACACGCTGATGAATACCGTAAAGTTGTTTACTAAAGGAACATTTCGGGGAAACGTCCCCCACGTGGTCTATTGTTACCACTGACATATTACGTCATATCCCGTTTTGCTTTTCCAGAGAGCCattttaaaatctttctttttcattatttagTTTGTGATGATCAGTGTGGTTTAATAGCTTTTAAATCGTATGATGTACTTATAGGACGTACTCACTACGGTCGTAGCAATTTTAAAACCTAAAAAGACGTAATAACACCAGGACAAAATAATATGTCACGCAATGTTACAATTAGAGCATTGTCACTGAAAACGAAACAGAGACTAAAAACCATCGTTGAAGATTTGTGTAtggaggggggtgaataggggtatgtaaatccgccgatccgtcaTGATTTATTAACCAATCCGCTGTTAAAATTTCGCCCTGAATCCGAAATCTGGGcaaaactgaatattttaatTACACGCAAAGTCCATAACCCGGGCCCAAAACATGGATGAATCTGCAATCCGCTGCAATTTGCAGGACCCGGAAATCCGGTTAAAATCTCGctttgaatccgaaatccgggaAAGATATTTTCAAAATCCACCGATCCGTTTGTCTGTTCGCCCCCCTCTGTATGCTGTATGACATCAAATTTtagcagccgtttgtggggaggagcgttgcgtgacgacactaaaaacggctgtgtggCAGACTAAAGTAACGCTTGATGGTTAAAAACTTTTGGCCCTCAAAAGTTGAAACTAGTGAATTATCGAGCTTTTGGTGAGGAAATAAAAACTTTCCATTGTTCAGTAGTGTTGTGAAACTAAGGACGCTGCCGGTCGTCATCTGCACAACTATCAAGCAAAGGAGTGAATGGACATGCAAGAATTTTAGTAAAAAAGAGCCCCGAGCGAGAGAGTACAATTGTCAAGTTGGGGAGCGAAGTTCATgatatagactgcaaaacagtccgtatttttgcgtattcaagtacgcgcgagcagtcaaacaaaaggtctacaatgaggctgaaaacagagagcgagacagGGGAGTTCTCTCgcctcgcgcgcttcgcgcgtgtaagactcttacgccacgctttaccgatttctttactgattttgagaagaaaaccGACTTTATTTTATGTATACTGAGATTTTCGCATCAAATTTTGCTGTGTGAAAAAGCGTTTCGGATTTtacttcgaccaatcagagagGCAAAACGAGTttctcacatgtgaaaaaaTCGTTTCGTGCAATCACAAACCACGGTTTAAGCGAATTGTGTTTTCGCGGGCTTTTTTCGCGGTCATCCCGGGTAGCTTTGTCGGGCAGCTTTGACAAGATAATATTTTCGGTGTACTCGAGTTGTTCGTAATTCAAACTTATCAAGAGCTAGGAGGTATTTTTGAGGATGGCTGAACAATCAAGAAGATTTGTGTCTCTAGACAAACCTATAGACAAGTTTAtcgaagaccaaaaaaaaagaacactaTTTCAAAGACACGAAGAGATGTAAGTTTGGTGACTGAGTTTCTCAACTCCAAAAATGAAAGCAGAAGAATCGAGGAAATCCCGCCAAAAGAGCTTAATGAATATATCAGTGAATTTATTGTAGCTGTTAGAAGAAAAGATGGTGAAGATTTCGAGCCTTCCAGTTTAAGAGGGCTAATTTGCAGCTTTAATCGGCAATTGAAAGCCTGCAAATATCCTTGCAGTGTTATTGAAGACAGCCAGTTTGAACAAGCGAGACAAGCTTTAGAAGCTCGAAGTAAAGAACTCAAAAAAGACGGCAAAGGAAACAAGCTAAAAGCAGCAGAAGCTATTACCGACGAAGAAGTAAACATTTTGTACAATAAACAATTACTTGGAATTTCAAATGCTGAGGCCTTGCTAAATACGATGTGGTTTATGAACACCAAACACTTTGGATTGAGAGGATGTGATGAGCACCGTCGTATGAAGTGGGGAGACGTTCAACTGTTAACAGATGTGAATGGAGCTGAATATCTAGAATATTCAGAGAGACAGACAAAAACGAGAACCAGAGCCGAACCTCGGAATGTCAGAGCAGTTAAACCTAAAGCTTACAGATTCGCAAACGGTTCACCGGACAGAGATCCAGtgtttgtttacaaagtttATTGTGAGAAAAGACCTGGCTCGATGACGGATAGCGATTCACCGTTTTATCTTGGTATTAATCATACTAAGAATCCTACAGAAAAACCATGGTTCAAGGCCAGTGCTATGGGAGTCAACAAGTTAAA
This window encodes:
- the LOC140933598 gene encoding uncharacterized protein encodes the protein MWLPGVLLGLVVVALIALYVKKQLQGNCEVDAGMPRWEDLNQAEMQQLVEEVQEVAEHVNTMNVSLEKAVRHLRNAADYLDQVWKDCKIASAVGSSAGITGGVLTVLGGVATVMTAGAATPLLIAGTAFGVAGACTNLGTTAVEASINSAIIQEADGAVEGANRAIQEVRQRINKMKTGKSQVRLLFLAGLATRMLGKNHLAVAFIKDLLSTDLLSKALPAVTDAARAVSALASKAGIETVKTVAGRGLIENVPKEAVCVGVNVGAKKFGTELGTKVGAKAVKKVGAKMGARAVRRVSTKAGAKAAEKIGTKVGANATGKAASEVVSKAAGNTATKEGSKAVGKAGVQGGAKAAGGFIIGVSTAFIVLDVIDLAFTVRDIVNNEGSDAARVLREKANEYEAILRDQ